The Microcoleus sp. FACHB-831 sequence ACTGCTTATACCGCCGCTAGGGAATACTTAATTGCTAGCCTCGATAGTTTACCTGGTGAGATTTGGCTACAACACTATGAGCTAGCCTTTACTCTGCATAAAGAACTAGCAGACGTTGAATATTTAAAAGGCAACTTTGCTCGATCAGAAGTATTAATTGAAATTACTTTATCTCAAGCAAAATCCGCCCTTGAGAAAGCTGAAATTTACAATATGCTGATTGTACAATATACCCTGACTGCAAAATATTCAGAGGCTATTCAAGCAGGGCTAAAAGCTCTTAGCTTGCTAGGGATAGACTTGCCGCAAGACGACTTGCCCACAGCAGTTATGGTAGAACTTGCTGAAGCAAAAGCAAATTTAGAAAACAAAAAACTTGCTTCTTTGATTAACGGAGAAAAGATGAAAGATGATGATAAAAAACTTGCCTTAAAGTTGTTAGGTAATATGGGGCCGTTGACCTTTGTTTCCTCTCAAGAACTATGGAAGTTAACGGTAGCTAAAGCAATTAATCTTTCTCTTAAATATGGGTTTGTAGCAGAAGGGTCGTATGGCTACTCTTGTTATGGAATTATATTGAGCGCAATTTTGGGTGATTATAAATCGGCTTTTGAGTTTGGTAAGCTAGCTATACAACTAAGCGAAAATTCTAATAATTTATCACAGAATTGTCAAGATAATGTTATATTTGCCAATTACTTGAGTTGTTGGATAAAACATATAAAAATTACTAATGCTATTAATAGCGAAGCTTATAAAGTAGGGTTGCAATCCGGAAATTTACAATGGACAGGGTACAACCGTATGTTTCAAACAATGACTTTATTCTATCAGGGAATAAATCTGGAAGATATTTTATCAGAAATATCAAATTTCATGCTAGTTTGCCAAAAAACTAAAAATCAATGGGCAACTGATATTATATCGGCGAATAAGCTAGCTGTATTGAGTCTAATAGGGCAAGACGATGAAATTAGCGAAGCCCAACAGGTGGAGACTTTTTATCAGCATAAAAGCATGGCAGCTATCTGCGAATATCATGTTTTAAAAGCCCAACTTTTGTATATGTATGAAAAACCTAATGAAGCGTTGGAATGGGCTATTTTATCCTTAGACATAATTAATTACATTATGGGTCACATTTCTAGCTCTCATCATAATTTTTACTATTCACTCATTTTAACTGCGGTATATCCAACAGCTTCAGAATCACAACAAAAACAATATTTGGAGACATTGGCAGCTAATCAACAACAGATGAAGATTTGGGCGGATAATTGCACTGAAAACTTTCTCCATAAATACCTCTTAGTAGAAGCTGAAATTGCCCGCATTAATGGCAAGGATTTAGAAGCAATAGAATTGTACGATCGCGCTATTGAATCAGCCTCATCTAACGGCTTTGTTCAGAATGAAGCTTTAGGAAATGAACTAGCTGCTAAGTTCTGGCTAGGTAAAGGAAAAGAGAAGTATGCCAAAGCTCACATGACAGAAGCTTATTATGCATACCAACGGTGGGGCGCTAAACGCAAAGTAGAAGATTTAGAAGAAAAATATCCGCACCTTATTACCCGAACATCTACATCGCTTCGCATTAAAGACACCGGAGTTACTACTACCCATCGTTCTTCTACTGGCAGTAGTTCTAATGCGTTAGATTTAGCAACGGTAATGAAAGCTAGCGGGGCGATCGCTGGTGAAATTGTCCTGGATAAGTTACTGGCTTCTTTGATGAAAATATCAATAGAAAATGCCGGGGCACAAAAAGGTTTACTTATCTTGGCTAGAGAGGGAAAACTGCTCATAGAAGCTTCTTCATCGGTTGATTCAAAAGAGGTAGTCGTCCAGCAATCTACTCCGCTTCATGGTTGCGAAAATTTGCCCCTGACAGTAATTAATTATGTAAAGAGAACTCACTCGGATGTAGTTCTCAGTGATGCTGGTAGCGAGGCCAGATTTGCCAATGACCCATACATTGCTTTAAATAAGTCGAAGTCTGTCTTATGCAGCCCCATACTTAATCAAGGTCAATTAGTTGCTATCCTTTACTTGGAAAATAATTTAACTGTTGGCGCGTTTACTCCCGATAGGCTAGAAGTCTTAAAACTACTTTCTGCTCAGGCAGCTATTTCTCTGGAAAATGCTCTGCTCTATGCTTCTATGGAACAGAAAGTGCAAGAGAGGACGCAAGAATTATCCCAAACCCTAAACGAACTGCAACGCACTCAGACGCGATTGATCCAGAATGAAAAAATGTCTAGCTTGGGTCAATTAGTGGCTGGTGTTGCCCACGAAATTAATAACCCAGTTAACTTTATTTACGGCAATCTTGTCCACGTTAATGAATATACTCAAGACCTGCTAAATCTGGTGCAACTGTATGCCCAGCACTATCCCAATCCGGTTTCTGAGATTCAAGAGGAGACTGAGGAAATTGAAATAGATTTCCTGGTTGAAGATTTGCCTAAAATACTGTCATCAATGAAGGTGGGGGCTGACAGAATACGCCAAATTGTTCTTAGCTTGAGAAACTTCTCGCGTCTTGATGAAGCAGAAATGAAAGCCGTCGATATTCACGAGGGTATAGATAGCACGTTGCTGATTCTGCAAAGTCGTTTGAAAGCTAAAACAGACAGTCCCGCTATTAAGGTAATCAAAGAGTATGGCCAATTGCCGCCAGTCGAGTGTTATGCTGGTCAGCTCAACCAAGTATTGATGAATCTCTTGGCTAATGCAATCGATACTCTCGAAGAAGTAGGTAGCGATGGAAGGGTAATGGGGAATTACCAGGCAATAGCGCAAGCATCTTGCCCGAATTTCTCAGAACGAGGTGAAGAAAGTTCTAATGGCCAATCGCGGAGTGTTGCGAACGGTAGCGAGGCAACCTCAATTATTAATTACAAATTACCTACGATTCGGATTCGCACTTGTGTTACAGACGGAGGGCGGGTTTTAATAGGCATTGCCGATAATGGCTGCGGCATGACGGAAGAGGTGAAGAAACGGGTATTCGACCCTTTCTTTACAACAAAACCTATTGGTAAAGGGACGGGATTGGGCTTGGCAATTAGCTACCAGATTGTTGTGGAAAAACATGGCGGTCAGTTGCAGTGTGTCTCAACAGTTGGGGAAGGGACGGAGTTTGTTGTTGAGATTCCAATACGTCAGCAACATTAAATATCTGCTCAAGTAGGCTTGTTTTGTTTGTGAGATAAAAGGCGATCGCTATTGTCAATAATTTTAGCGATCGCCTTGATGCCCCGCTACTAATCCCGGACTTCCAGAGCGTACTGAGAACAGAGCGATCGCACTTCTTGTCTCATGCGATCGCGCACGCTTTCTGGGGACACGACAACACAATCTTTCCCATACCTCAACACTTCTCGGAAAAACCAGAAGGTATTGGAAATCTGCCGAACTACCTGTCGAACTTTTGGTTGGTCTCTCAACCAGTCATTCTTGATATCCGCAGGTTTGGCTTTATAGGCGAAGGCTAAGCCACCAAAAAGATGCATCTCAATTTCGAGCTGACTTAGACCAGAACGCCACTGTCCTTCCACAGGTACGATCGCAGCCCCTGGCGGAATGCGATCCAAGCGGAGGCACCAGTTGTGATGCAGTTCTGGTAAGTCTTGATTTCCTTCTGTTTCATCGCACCAACAGTCTAGATATTCCCGTTTTTCGTGGAAGGTAATCTGGGCGTGGCGAATTGTGAAACTCCAGGGGCGGTCGGCGGCATCGCGGTAGACAAGTTGAAAAGGCTGCTGGCGGCGGATGTAGGGTTCGATTTCTAATCGCCAAGCTGCGGGCGGGGTCTTTAGGAAGTCTTCTATTTGTTTTCTTAGAGGAATAGATAGTTCACTGCGTTCGAGTAGCAAACTCGCAATTTTTGTAGCTTCCTCAATTTGTCCAGCATCAGTCAAGCTGTGGACAGCCTGTGCAAGTGCTTGAATACGAGTTTCTGACCAGTCGTTGTTTGGCGCAACTAAGAATTGCTGACGAGCGATCGCTTCCACTAATCCAGAGATATTGGGGCGATCGCCCCGCATCATGCCCAATTCACGAGCGATCGCTTCTAGTTGGGCTTTGTCTTGGTCGGAGATGGACAAAGTAATCGACTGACCTTTTCGGCTCACTAGCTCTCCTCTCTCAATTTGATACGGACAAATTTAGATTTTGTCCTTGCTAATTTCTATTTTGTCTGCCATAGTGTAATAGTCCAACAAACACGGACAAATAAATTTTAGATACGGACAAACAGATGACATCCGTATATTCCATAACTCTTAGACCGATTTATTCTTACCCTGCTGATGAACAGCCTTTGGGCGTGAAGCTGCCAGATGGCTGGTCACTTTCCTGGCATCAGGTAGCAACGTTGAAAGCACTGCGCGCTCCAGAAATTGATGTGGTGTCCAATACAGCCGTGACTGGCGATGGCAAAAGTTTGGCAGCTTATCTGGAGACATTACAAGGCAATATTTCGGCGATCGCGCTGTATCCCACTAACGAACTTGCCCGCGATCAGGAGACTCAAATTAAGGGCTACGTTAAGCAATTTCAGCCACCTAATGAGCCGCGTGTTGTGCGACTTAGCGGGCAAGATTTAGAAATCTACGCCGCGCAGGAGGGCTTAAAAAAAGCTGCTGCGATCGCTAGTCGGTCGGGGCAATCTGAAATTTTGCTAACTAATCCAGATATTTTTCACTATCTGCATCGAGGTGTTTATCTAAACCCCAAAGATAGTCCGGACAAACTGTGGGGGCGAATAGACAAGGATTT is a genomic window containing:
- a CDS encoding ATP-binding protein, giving the protein TAYTAAREYLIASLDSLPGEIWLQHYELAFTLHKELADVEYLKGNFARSEVLIEITLSQAKSALEKAEIYNMLIVQYTLTAKYSEAIQAGLKALSLLGIDLPQDDLPTAVMVELAEAKANLENKKLASLINGEKMKDDDKKLALKLLGNMGPLTFVSSQELWKLTVAKAINLSLKYGFVAEGSYGYSCYGIILSAILGDYKSAFEFGKLAIQLSENSNNLSQNCQDNVIFANYLSCWIKHIKITNAINSEAYKVGLQSGNLQWTGYNRMFQTMTLFYQGINLEDILSEISNFMLVCQKTKNQWATDIISANKLAVLSLIGQDDEISEAQQVETFYQHKSMAAICEYHVLKAQLLYMYEKPNEALEWAILSLDIINYIMGHISSSHHNFYYSLILTAVYPTASESQQKQYLETLAANQQQMKIWADNCTENFLHKYLLVEAEIARINGKDLEAIELYDRAIESASSNGFVQNEALGNELAAKFWLGKGKEKYAKAHMTEAYYAYQRWGAKRKVEDLEEKYPHLITRTSTSLRIKDTGVTTTHRSSTGSSSNALDLATVMKASGAIAGEIVLDKLLASLMKISIENAGAQKGLLILAREGKLLIEASSSVDSKEVVVQQSTPLHGCENLPLTVINYVKRTHSDVVLSDAGSEARFANDPYIALNKSKSVLCSPILNQGQLVAILYLENNLTVGAFTPDRLEVLKLLSAQAAISLENALLYASMEQKVQERTQELSQTLNELQRTQTRLIQNEKMSSLGQLVAGVAHEINNPVNFIYGNLVHVNEYTQDLLNLVQLYAQHYPNPVSEIQEETEEIEIDFLVEDLPKILSSMKVGADRIRQIVLSLRNFSRLDEAEMKAVDIHEGIDSTLLILQSRLKAKTDSPAIKVIKEYGQLPPVECYAGQLNQVLMNLLANAIDTLEEVGSDGRVMGNYQAIAQASCPNFSERGEESSNGQSRSVANGSEATSIINYKLPTIRIRTCVTDGGRVLIGIADNGCGMTEEVKKRVFDPFFTTKPIGKGTGLGLAISYQIVVEKHGGQLQCVSTVGEGTEFVVEIPIRQQH
- a CDS encoding YafY family protein, which encodes MSRKGQSITLSISDQDKAQLEAIARELGMMRGDRPNISGLVEAIARQQFLVAPNNDWSETRIQALAQAVHSLTDAGQIEEATKIASLLLERSELSIPLRKQIEDFLKTPPAAWRLEIEPYIRRQQPFQLVYRDAADRPWSFTIRHAQITFHEKREYLDCWCDETEGNQDLPELHHNWCLRLDRIPPGAAIVPVEGQWRSGLSQLEIEMHLFGGLAFAYKAKPADIKNDWLRDQPKVRQVVRQISNTFWFFREVLRYGKDCVVVSPESVRDRMRQEVRSLCSQYALEVRD